TCGGTTTGAGTGGTGGAGTCGATTCGTCTGTTGCGGCAGTGCTGCTGAATAAGGCTATCGGCAAGAACTTGACTTGTATCTTTGTAGATCATGGTATGCTGCGTAAGAATGAGTTCAAGAATGTGATGAAGGATTACGAATGTCTCGGTCTGAATGTGATTGGCGTTGATGCCAGCGAAAAGTTCTTTACGGAACTGGCTGGAGTGGCTGAACCGGAAGCTAAACGTAAGATTATAGGTAAGGGTTTCATTGATGTGTTCGATGTAGAAGCTCATAAGATTAAAGATGTGAAATGGTTGGCTCAAGGTACAATCTATCCGGATTGCATTGAGTCATTGTCTATCACGGGTACAGTGATTAAGAGTCATCATAATGTAGGCGGACTTCCTGAAAAGATGAACCTGAAATTGTGTGAGCCACTTCGTTTGTTGTTTAAGGATGAGGTTCGTCGGGTAGGTCGTGAGTTGGGGATGCCGGAACATCTGATTACCCGCCATCCGTTCCCGGGACCGGGGCTGGCAGTGCGTATTCTGGGTGATATTACTCCTGAAAAAGTACGTATTCTACAGGATGCTGATGATATCTTTATTCAGGGATTGCGTGACTGGGGATTGTATGATAAAGTATGGCAGGCAGGAGTTATCTTGTTGCCGGTACAGTCTGTAGGTGTAATGGGAGATGAGCGTACTTATGAAAGAGCGGTTGCTTTGCGTGCTGTGACATCTACAGATGCCATGACAGCCGACTGGGCACATTTACCTTATGAATTTATGGGTAAGGTGTCAAATGATATTATCAATAAGGTAAAAGGAGTGAACCGTGTAACCTATGATATCAGTTCCAAGCCGCCAGCAACTATTGAGTGGGAATAATAACACTTTATCACATAAAAATAGCCTCAATAGGAATTCCTGTTGAGGCTATTTTTATGATGGATAGTTTCTTTTTTTTGATTGGTCAGTGTCCGTATCTACTCTCTAAGCAGCTTCTGTGCGTCCGGAATAAGAATCTCTTTCCGGCGTAACTCTAATAATCCCTTATCTTGTAGTTCGTTGAGCGCTTTCGAAGTATTCAGCCGGGTATCGTCTAGGTAACGGGCAAGATCGTCCATCTTTACTTTGAATATCTTTTCTCCCTGTGTCTTTTCACAATGCAACAGGAAAAAGCGAATGATTTTTTCTGTTAAATCCTGTGTCGGTTCTTCCCATAAGCGGGAGTAAAGATTTTGTGCCCGGTTACTTACGATATTCATATAGTTGAGCCGGAATATTTCATATTTGAACAGATCGCTAAGTACGAATGCTTTGCTGATACTGACAGTATGCGCTTCCGTATGTGCTACATAAGCAGAAGCGTAATGGGTGTTCATGCCAAACAGCGACTGTGGTTCCAGCAGGTAAGGTGCTTCCATCTGTTCGATGACGGTGTATATATTTTCTTTGGAATTTGTGACGATAGAAACCTCGCCTTTTAACAGGAAGCAAAGTTGTTTACACGGACTACCACTCTCAATGATAGTTTCTCCCGCTTTATGCTTGATAAAGTGTAGTTTGACCTTATCCAGAATACTTGTGAAATCTTCATGACAAAGACCTTGAAATAAAGGCAATTGGAGCAAAGTGTCGAACATTGTTTCCATATGTTGTAATCTCTTGTTAATCGTACAAATTTACTCATAATACAACACCACTGTCAATATCTGACCCTTCTTTTTGTTTTTTTTATTGTTTGAATGTATAAAAATAGAGTATATTTGCAGAAAAAAAGGAGGAAATTATGTTTGCAGGCTTCAATTGGCAACAGATGGTTAGTGCGTTTATCGTACTTTTTGCTGTGATAGACATTATCGGCTCTATACCTATTATAATTAACCTGAAAGAAAAGGGGAAAGATGTGAATGCAATGAAAGCTACTGTCATCTCTTTTGCTTTGTTGGTCGGATTTTTCTATGCGGGAGATATGATGCTGAAACTTTTCCATGTAGACATCGAATCGTTTGCAGTTGCCGGTGCGTTTGTTATCTTCCTCATGTCTTTGGAGATGATTCTAGATATTGAGATTTTCAAAAACCAAGGTCCTATCAAGGAAGCTACTTTGGTGCCGCTTGTCTTTCCTTTGTTGGCGGGTGCCGGAGCTTTCACAACTTTGCTTTCTCTTCGGGCGGAATATGCCAGTATCAATATCATTATAGCTTTAGTATTGAACATGATTTGGGTTTACTTTGTAGTGAGTATGACTGGTCGTGTAGAGCGTTTCCTGGGAAAAGGAGGTATCTATATTATTCGTAAGTTCTTTGGTATTATCTTATTGGCTATTTCTGTAAGGTTGTTTACGGCCAATATAACGTTATTGATTGAAGCGTTGCATCGGTCTTGATCAGGCTTAATCCTTCTTGTTAAATTGAAAACTATTGTATCGGTTGTGCCAATACGATGGCACAAGTGTGTCAATACGGGTGACACGGGTTGGCATTTATAACGTTTCTTTTTTTTCTGTTTTATCTTCTTCTGTTGCTGTTGTTTCTTCTTCTATATTTTCTTCCTCTTCCGTTTCATCTGCAAAAGGTTCCGGCCGTTGCGGTCCGTGATTTACGAAAACGAAAGCGCAGAACGTTCCCATAATTCCTCCGCTAAGATGTCCTTCCCATGACATATTGGTAGGGGAGAAATAAGGAAACATATGCCATATAATTCCTCCATATAAAAAGGTAACAAGTAGAGAAATGGCAATGAGTGGCACATATTTGCGGAGAATGCCACTGAAAAAGAGGAAGAAAGCAAGACCATAGATCAGTCCGCTGGCACCGATGTGCCATCCCGGTTTTCCGATCAGAAAAGTAAGTAGTCCGCTTCCCAGCCAAATGAGAATAAAAATTTTATCGGCTATTCCTCGGTAAAAGTAAAAAAGACACCATGACAAGAAGAATAAAGGGATTGTATTTGCCAATAAATGACTGAATCCACTGTGTATCAGCGGATGGGTTAAAATGCCGGTCAGTCCCCGCTTCTCCATAGGATATACCCCCAAGCGAGAGAAGTCCCAGTCCATCCCAACTTCCATAATCTTGAGTATATAGAGAATAAAAATAAGAAACAAAGGCTTTGCTGCAGCCAGCATGATACGCTGAATATCTTGCTTCATGACATTCTTTTCTTTAGATATTTTACGCAATACTACGAATATTTGCACAAAATCTGAAAATAAAAAGCCTTTTTATTTTTGTTTTTATCTATAATTTGTACATTTGGGCGTTATACCCGTTGTATATGCTGTTACAGCCAATATATGCGGTATGTAACAATAAATAGATATACGATATAATGACCAATAATTAACCTTTAATAATGCACAACTATGAGTTATTTACGATTTGACAAGACCCTCATGACGAATCTGGAAGAATCTCTTCAAAGGGAAATCCTCCGGACGAACAAAGCAGGAGCTTATCATTGTACGACGATTGTTGATTGTAACACACGCAAATATCATGGCCTGTTGGTGATCCCAGTTCCCAATCTCGACGATGAAAATCATGTGCTGCTATCTTCTCTTGATGAAACGGTAATTCAACACGGTGCGGAGTTTAACTTGGGATTGCACAAATATCAGGGAAATAACTTTAGTCCTAACGGACACAAGTATATCCGCGAGTTTGACTGTGAGCATATCCCGGCAACAACTTACCGTGTCGGAGGTGTAATCCTCCGCAAAGAAAAAATCTTTGTACATCATGAAAATAGAATCCTGATTCGTTATACTTTACTTGATGCGCACTCGGCTACAACCTTGCGCTTCCGCCCGTTCCTCGCTTTCAGAAGTGTACGTGAGTACACTCATGAAAACCCGCAGGCAAGCCGCGAGTATCAACTGGTGGAAAATGGTATAAAAACCTGTATGTATCCCGGCTATCCGGAACTTTATATGCAGTTGAATAAAAAGTGTGAGTTTCATTTCATGCCCGACTGGTATCGGGGGATTGAATACCCGAAAGAACAGGAACGTGGGTATGACTTCAATGAAGACCTTTATGTTCCCGGCTATTTTGAAGTGGATATAAAGAAAGGAGAGAGTATTGTATTCTCTGCCGGAACTTCAGAAGTAACTCCTCGTAGACTGAAACAAACATTTGAGGCTGAAGTAGCTGATCGTACGCCACGTGATAGCTTTTACCACTGTCTGAAAAATTCCGCTCATCAGTTCCATAACCAACAGGAAGACGAACATTATATTCTTGCCGGTTATCCGTGGTTTAAATGCCGTGCACGTGATATGTTTATTGCCTTACCTGGACTGACGCTTGCGCTTGATGAGATCGACCAGTTTGAGGATGTGATGAAAACGGCGGAAAAGGCGATTCGTAATTTTATTAATGAAGAACCTGTCGGATACAAGATTTATGAAATGGAGCATCCTGACGTTTTGCTTTGGGCTGTCTGGGCTATGCAGCAATATGCCAAAGAGACTTCCCGCGAACAATGCCGTCAGAAATATGGAGAGCTTTTGAAAGATATTATGGAGTTTATCCGTCAGCGAAGACATGAGAATCTCTTCTTGCATGACAACGGATTACTTTTTGCCAATGGTACGGACAAGGCGATTACGTGGATGAACTCTACTGTGAACGGGCATCCGGTGATTCCTCGTACAGGATATATTGTTGAATTTAATGCGTTATGGTATAATGCGCTGCGTTTCATCGCTGATTTGGTGCGTGAAGGTGGTAATGTGTTCTTGGCAGATGAACTTGACGCACAGGCAGAAGTGACAGGAAAATCTTTTGTCGAGGTATTCCGTAATGAATATGGTTATTTGCTTGATTACGTAGACGGTAATATGATGGACTGGAGTGTACGTCCTAATATGATATTTACCGTAGCGTTTGATTATTCTCCTTTGGATCGTGCACAAAAGAAACAGGTGCTAGATATTGTAACCAAGGAGCTGCTCACTCCGAAAGGAATTCGTTCATTGAGTCCGAAGAGTGGTGGATATAATCCGAACTATGTAGGTCCGCAGATACAACGGGATTATGCTTATCATCAAGGAACCGCTTGGCCTTGGTTGATGGGATTCTATCTGGAAGCTTATCTTCGGATTTATAAGATGAGCGGGTTGTCATTCGTTGAACGTCAGCTGATTAGTTATGATGATGAGATGACAAACCACTGCGTTGGTTCCATTCCCGAGTTGTTTGATGGGAATCCGCCTTTCAAAGGACGTGGCGCAGTATCGTTCGCGATGAATGTAGCCGAAATACTGCGTGTCTTAAAGCTACTGTCTAAGTATTATTAAAAAAGGAGGAACGAAGATGAAAGTTTTAATGTTTGGATGGGAATTCCCTCCCAAAATATATGGTGGTCTTGCGGTTGCTTCTTATGGAATAACTAAAGGATTGAGTCTGCAGGGTGATATGGAAACGATTTTCTGTATGCCTAAACCTTGCGGCGAAGAAGAAAAGTTCTTGAAAATAATCGGTATGAATCAAGTACCCATCGTGTGGCGTGATGTCCACTATGACTACTTGAAATCCCGTTTGTTGGAAATGACACCGGAAGAATATTATTCTTTCCGCGATCATATCTATGCCGATTTTTCTTATATGCATGTGAATGATTTAGGATGTATGGAATTTGCAGGTGGTTATCCCGGGAATTTGCACGAAGAAATTAATAATTTCTCGATCATTGCCGGAGTAGTAGCCCGTCAGCAGGAGTTTGATATCATTCATGCGCACGATTGGCTGACTTACCCTGCCGGAGTACATGCTAAAATGGTTAGCGGAAAGCCGCTTTGCATCCATGTGCACGCTACGGATTTTGACCGTTCTCGTGGCAAAGTCAATCCTACTGTTTATTCGATTGAGAAGAATGGTATGGATCATGCCGATTGTATCATGTGCGTATCCGAGCTTACCCGTCGCACTGTTATTAACGAGTATCATCAGGACCCCAGAAAGGTATTTGCAATGCATAATGCTGTTTATCCATTGTCGCAGGAACTGCTGGATATTCCGCGTCCCGATCACTCAAAAGAAAAGGTGGTCACTTTCCTCGGACGTATTACGATGCAGAAAGGGCCGGAATATTTTGTAGAAGCTGCTGCGCTTGTATTGCAGCGCACTCGTAATATTCGTTTTGTAATGGCGGGGTCGGGTGATATGTTGAATGCCATGATTAACTTGGTTGCTGAACGTGGTATTGCCGATCGATTCCACTTCCCGGGCTTCATGAAAGGCAGGCAGGTATATGAGGTTTATAAGAACAGTGATGTATTTGTCATGCCGTCTGTCTCTGAACCTTTCGGTATCGCTCCGCTGGAAGCTATGCAGTGTGGAACACCTTCCATCATTTCTAAGCAGTCTGGATGTGGCGAGATTCTTGATAAGGTGATAAAAACTGACTACTGGGATATTCATGCAATGGCTGACGCTATCCATTCTCTGTGTACCAATCCGTCTCTTTTCGAATATCTCAAAGAAGAGGGAAAGAAGGAAGTGGATGGGATTACGTGGGAAAAAGTCGGCTTGAGAATCCGTGCTCTCTACGAGTCTGTGTTAAGAAACTATGGTAAATAACAAAACAATAAATAAAAATGAGAACTATCTGTCTTTATTTTGAAATACATCAAATTATCCATTTGAAACGTTATCGTTTCTTCGATATTGGTAATGACCATTATTATTATGATGATTATGCCAACGAAACGGGTATGAATGAGGTTGCTGAACGTTCGTATATTCCTGCTCTCAATACGTTGATTGAGATGGCGAAAAACTCGGGTGGTGCTTTTAAAGTAGCGCTTTCTATCTCGGGAGTAGCCTTGGAACAATTGGAAATTCATGCTCCGGCAGTCATTGATTTATTGCATCAGTTAAATGAAACTGGTTGTTGTGAGTTCTTATGTGAACCTTATTCACATGGTTTGTCTTCACTGGCTAACGAGGATTGCTTCCGTGAAGAAGTAATTCGTCAACGTGATAAGATGAAACAGATGTTTGGCAAAGAACCGAAAGTGTTCCGCAATTCTAGTCTGATTTATTCTGATGAGATAGGTGGATTGGTAGCTTCTATGGGCTTTAAGGGGATGTTGACGGAAGGTGCTAAACATGTGTTGGGATGGAAGAGCCCGCATTATGTTTATCACTGTAATCAAGCTCCAAGCCTTAAGCTCTTGTTACGGGATTTTAAACTCTCTGACGACATCAGTTTGCGTTTTTCTAATTCGGAGTGGGCGGAATATCCTTTGTTTGCTGATAAATATATCAATTGGATTGATGCATTACCACAAGAAGAACAAGTCATCAATATCTTTATGGAATTGAGTGCACTTGGTATGGCTCAACCGTTATCTTCTAATATTCTTGAATTCATGAAGGCACTGCCCGAATGTGCAAAAGCTAAGGGAATCACGTTCTCTACGCCGACGGAAATCGTAACGAAGCTGAAATCAGTGTCGCAGCTTGATGTTGCATATCCGATGTCATGGGTGGATGAAGAAAGAGATACTAGTTGTTGGCTGGGTAATGTCATGCAACGTGAGGCTTTCAATAAACTGTATAGTGTAGCAGAACGTGTTCATTTATGTGATGACCGTCGTATTAAGCAGGATTGGGATTACTTGCAGGCCAGCAATAACTTCCGTTTTATGACAACGAAGAACAATGGTATGTGGTTGAACCGTGGTATCTATGATTCTCCTTATGATGCTTTCACCAACTATATGAATATTTTGGGTGACTTTATCAAACGGGTAGATGCATTATATCCTGCCGATGTAGACAGTGAAGAACTAAATTCTTTGTTGACTACCATTAAGAATCAGGGGGATGAGATTACTGAATTGGAAAAGATATTGGCTAAATTACAGGCAAAAGTAGAAGCGGCAAAGAAAACGGCAGTTAAAAAGGCCACTAATGCTAAAGAGCCGGTAGTGAAAGAGGCCCCTGCTACTAAATCAAAACCTACTGCAAAGAAAGCTGAAGTAAAGAAAGCAACAGCCGAGCCGAAGAAGGCTACGGGGAAAGCTAAGAAGGCTGCTGTTAAGTAAGAAGTATAAGAATTTATTATATGGAACCGTGAGTGAGATAACATCAAACTCACGGTTTTTATTATGGATTAAGTTAAGATCTTTGTAGGAGAATATACTTTTGTAAGATAGTAATGCTATCTAATAGAAATAGTGACGCTATATGGTGACGATACCGTTAATATCCTAAGCATATACCGCTATAAATATATTATAAAACAATAGCGCAAGTTACATTGAGTAATCTGCGCTATTGTTTTATAATATTTCAACTATTTCTTATTTTGATTTTGTTCCAAAGTTTGTAGAAATAACTTCAAGTTTTAATTTGTATTTATCTTGTTGTTCTTTATCTAAAGAAGCATTTGTGGCATTTGTACCTCCTTTTAATCGTACATAACCAGGTTTTAGGTCATGTTGTATGCTAATAACATTGCTCGAAGAACCATAATAGCTGTTGCTTGAAGAAGAATCTGTAGTAACAAGTACTGGAATAAGTATAAATTTATTCCAATCGCTTAATCTTTCCCAATCTACGATATTATCAACAGTCTCTTCTTTGACATTTCCTTCTGCGTCAGTTATTTGGAGAGTTATCGTTCCACCATTCTTGAGTTTCTTTTCTGCTTCTTCTCTTTCTCCATCTGCTAAACAGTCATTAATCATTTGAGTAATGTTGTTGAATGTATATTGAGTAAAGCTAGTAGTAGTGGGATTAAATAGAGATGAAGTTATACCATCACTAAGCTGATTATCTTTAAAGAAACTATCTTTATATTTTTTACGTATTAATAAAACATTACGAGGAGTAGACATACCAAACTTCTTGTCACTAGTTTCATTGTAGATAGGAATTCCTAATTTAACAGCATTCAAAGTATCTCCTTGGAGCTTTTCAGCTATTTGACTGATAGGGAGAGTTATTTGAGTGAAAATTCCTGCAGGACTTTTTAAGTAAGTCCATTTGGGCTCATTTATACATTCTTGAATTTTTTCTGTATCGTTTTCCAATCGATTGGCTTGGATGACTTCACGGGTAGATGTGAATGATCGTCCGTTGTATATTACAGAGTCTTTTCCTGCAGATGTGTGTCGTAGGCCACCTGTTATGCTGTCTCTGGCATGCTCCAAGAATGCTACATCCATTTGTACGGAATTTACGTAGAGGATAGTACCGTCTCCATAGTCGCTTTTTACGTACAATCCGGGGAATATACTTTGAAATTTTTTATATAGGTTTTCCGTGCGTCCTTCTTTTAAAAGTTTCAGTCCCAAATCCTGTGTTTTAGTCTGATCCAATGTAATTTTAATATAAGGAACGTAAGTTGAAAGATTACGTATGGAATCACTAATAGACAAATCAACTGCTGTATAAGATTTATTGCCTAATAAACTTGTCGTACTATCATAATATCTTGTAGGGTCGATATTGGTATAATAAGCATCTGGGTCTTCATTCCAATACTTGTCGCCTTCTTTCTTATCTAATACATACATACTTAGTCGGCAAGCTGTTAATGAATCTCCAAAATAACTGTCATACCAAAGATAAATATTGATTTGGCAGTTGCCAATAGGATTTCCGTTCTCGTCTTTAATGATGGTGTAGTTACCAGATACACCTTCTGCCAAGTTTTCAAAATTTGTCATCATCTTTCCAGTACCACTTTCGGTAGTTCCAGAAAAAGCTTCTGGGAAAGTCATTCCTTCAGGACAATTAAGTTGTGCCAAGAAACCTGCCTGATAAGTTCCGAATGTTTCATCTGTAAACTTACCTACATAACCAACATTGGTCATTGCATATATCTTACCGGCATGAACGGATTCTGTAGTCACATCAAATGTAGATAGCTTTCCATTGATATTCTGGTCGCTTCCCGGAAACATTCCCAATCCCAGTCCGGCAGTGTTGTCATCACAACCCCAAAAGGCGATTGCCAGTAAAGCTATTAAGGCGTATTTTGCTTTCATGATCGTCGTATCTTGATTTTTTTATTCTTCTTCGTTTGCAGTAGCATCCCATACCTGATCGTAGAACTCGTTACAAGCATCTGCATAGTTTTCCGGTTGCTGGTAGTCAAGTACCAATTTGCCAGATTGGCGGGCATATTCAATAATAG
The Bacteroides luhongzhouii DNA segment above includes these coding regions:
- a CDS encoding glycosyltransferase, whose amino-acid sequence is MKVLMFGWEFPPKIYGGLAVASYGITKGLSLQGDMETIFCMPKPCGEEEKFLKIIGMNQVPIVWRDVHYDYLKSRLLEMTPEEYYSFRDHIYADFSYMHVNDLGCMEFAGGYPGNLHEEINNFSIIAGVVARQQEFDIIHAHDWLTYPAGVHAKMVSGKPLCIHVHATDFDRSRGKVNPTVYSIEKNGMDHADCIMCVSELTRRTVINEYHQDPRKVFAMHNAVYPLSQELLDIPRPDHSKEKVVTFLGRITMQKGPEYFVEAAALVLQRTRNIRFVMAGSGDMLNAMINLVAERGIADRFHFPGFMKGRQVYEVYKNSDVFVMPSVSEPFGIAPLEAMQCGTPSIISKQSGCGEILDKVIKTDYWDIHAMADAIHSLCTNPSLFEYLKEEGKKEVDGITWEKVGLRIRALYESVLRNYGK
- a CDS encoding DUF4270 domain-containing protein; amino-acid sequence: MKAKYALIALLAIAFWGCDDNTAGLGLGMFPGSDQNINGKLSTFDVTTESVHAGKIYAMTNVGYVGKFTDETFGTYQAGFLAQLNCPEGMTFPEAFSGTTESGTGKMMTNFENLAEGVSGNYTIIKDENGNPIGNCQINIYLWYDSYFGDSLTACRLSMYVLDKKEGDKYWNEDPDAYYTNIDPTRYYDSTTSLLGNKSYTAVDLSISDSIRNLSTYVPYIKITLDQTKTQDLGLKLLKEGRTENLYKKFQSIFPGLYVKSDYGDGTILYVNSVQMDVAFLEHARDSITGGLRHTSAGKDSVIYNGRSFTSTREVIQANRLENDTEKIQECINEPKWTYLKSPAGIFTQITLPISQIAEKLQGDTLNAVKLGIPIYNETSDKKFGMSTPRNVLLIRKKYKDSFFKDNQLSDGITSSLFNPTTTSFTQYTFNNITQMINDCLADGEREEAEKKLKNGGTITLQITDAEGNVKEETVDNIVDWERLSDWNKFILIPVLVTTDSSSSNSYYGSSSNVISIQHDLKPGYVRLKGGTNATNASLDKEQQDKYKLKLEVISTNFGTKSK
- a CDS encoding MarC family protein; this encodes MFAGFNWQQMVSAFIVLFAVIDIIGSIPIIINLKEKGKDVNAMKATVISFALLVGFFYAGDMMLKLFHVDIESFAVAGAFVIFLMSLEMILDIEIFKNQGPIKEATLVPLVFPLLAGAGAFTTLLSLRAEYASINIIIALVLNMIWVYFVVSMTGRVERFLGKGGIYIIRKFFGIILLAISVRLFTANITLLIEALHRS
- a CDS encoding glycoside hydrolase family 57 protein encodes the protein MRTICLYFEIHQIIHLKRYRFFDIGNDHYYYDDYANETGMNEVAERSYIPALNTLIEMAKNSGGAFKVALSISGVALEQLEIHAPAVIDLLHQLNETGCCEFLCEPYSHGLSSLANEDCFREEVIRQRDKMKQMFGKEPKVFRNSSLIYSDEIGGLVASMGFKGMLTEGAKHVLGWKSPHYVYHCNQAPSLKLLLRDFKLSDDISLRFSNSEWAEYPLFADKYINWIDALPQEEQVINIFMELSALGMAQPLSSNILEFMKALPECAKAKGITFSTPTEIVTKLKSVSQLDVAYPMSWVDEERDTSCWLGNVMQREAFNKLYSVAERVHLCDDRRIKQDWDYLQASNNFRFMTTKNNGMWLNRGIYDSPYDAFTNYMNILGDFIKRVDALYPADVDSEELNSLLTTIKNQGDEITELEKILAKLQAKVEAAKKTAVKKATNAKEPVVKEAPATKSKPTAKKAEVKKATAEPKKATGKAKKAAVK
- the guaA gene encoding glutamine-hydrolyzing GMP synthase, with translation MQEKIIILDFGSQTTQLIGRRVRELDTYCEIVPYNKFPKEDPTIKGVILSGSPFSVYDKDAFKVDLSEIRGKYPILGICYGAQFMSYTNGGKVEPAGTREYGRAHLASFCKDNVLFKGVRDGSQVWMSHGDTITAIPASFKKIASTDKVEIAAYQIEGEQVWGVQFHPEVFHSEDGTQILKNFVVDVCGCKQDWSPASFIESTVAELKAQLGDDKVVLGLSGGVDSSVAAVLLNKAIGKNLTCIFVDHGMLRKNEFKNVMKDYECLGLNVIGVDASEKFFTELAGVAEPEAKRKIIGKGFIDVFDVEAHKIKDVKWLAQGTIYPDCIESLSITGTVIKSHHNVGGLPEKMNLKLCEPLRLLFKDEVRRVGRELGMPEHLITRHPFPGPGLAVRILGDITPEKVRILQDADDIFIQGLRDWGLYDKVWQAGVILLPVQSVGVMGDERTYERAVALRAVTSTDAMTADWAHLPYEFMGKVSNDIINKVKGVNRVTYDISSKPPATIEWE
- a CDS encoding glycogen debranching enzyme N-terminal domain-containing protein, coding for MSYLRFDKTLMTNLEESLQREILRTNKAGAYHCTTIVDCNTRKYHGLLVIPVPNLDDENHVLLSSLDETVIQHGAEFNLGLHKYQGNNFSPNGHKYIREFDCEHIPATTYRVGGVILRKEKIFVHHENRILIRYTLLDAHSATTLRFRPFLAFRSVREYTHENPQASREYQLVENGIKTCMYPGYPELYMQLNKKCEFHFMPDWYRGIEYPKEQERGYDFNEDLYVPGYFEVDIKKGESIVFSAGTSEVTPRRLKQTFEAEVADRTPRDSFYHCLKNSAHQFHNQQEDEHYILAGYPWFKCRARDMFIALPGLTLALDEIDQFEDVMKTAEKAIRNFINEEPVGYKIYEMEHPDVLLWAVWAMQQYAKETSREQCRQKYGELLKDIMEFIRQRRHENLFLHDNGLLFANGTDKAITWMNSTVNGHPVIPRTGYIVEFNALWYNALRFIADLVREGGNVFLADELDAQAEVTGKSFVEVFRNEYGYLLDYVDGNMMDWSVRPNMIFTVAFDYSPLDRAQKKQVLDIVTKELLTPKGIRSLSPKSGGYNPNYVGPQIQRDYAYHQGTAWPWLMGFYLEAYLRIYKMSGLSFVERQLISYDDEMTNHCVGSIPELFDGNPPFKGRGAVSFAMNVAEILRVLKLLSKYY
- a CDS encoding Crp/Fnr family transcriptional regulator — protein: METMFDTLLQLPLFQGLCHEDFTSILDKVKLHFIKHKAGETIIESGSPCKQLCFLLKGEVSIVTNSKENIYTVIEQMEAPYLLEPQSLFGMNTHYASAYVAHTEAHTVSISKAFVLSDLFKYEIFRLNYMNIVSNRAQNLYSRLWEEPTQDLTEKIIRFFLLHCEKTQGEKIFKVKMDDLARYLDDTRLNTSKALNELQDKGLLELRRKEILIPDAQKLLRE
- a CDS encoding rhomboid family intramembrane serine protease, which codes for MKQDIQRIMLAAAKPLFLIFILYILKIMEVGMDWDFSRLGVYPMEKRGLTGILTHPLIHSGFSHLLANTIPLFFLSWCLFYFYRGIADKIFILIWLGSGLLTFLIGKPGWHIGASGLIYGLAFFLFFSGILRKYVPLIAISLLVTFLYGGIIWHMFPYFSPTNMSWEGHLSGGIMGTFCAFVFVNHGPQRPEPFADETEEEENIEEETTATEEDKTEKKETL